Proteins encoded in a region of the Vicia villosa cultivar HV-30 ecotype Madison, WI linkage group LG5, Vvil1.0, whole genome shotgun sequence genome:
- the LOC131604024 gene encoding MACPF domain-containing protein At1g14780, producing the protein MGEGIVEKALKSLGKGFDLTSDFRLKFCKGEERLILLNETEKRELSVPGFGSIRDVSVDIKCDKGDRTRYQSDILSFTQMSELFNRKSSIPGKIPSGYFNSVFGFDYGSWASEAANTKCLGLDGYLIRLFNLHIDPFPLLLSKKIVQAVPSSWDPPALARFIENFGTHILVGLSIGGKDLLLVKQDVSSNLGPSDLKNHLDELGDQLFSGTCNFLPKKKDHKHKIPPAFDVFGPQIAAFSGSTSVCAKDGITVICAKRGGDTQVSSHSEWLLTVPNKPDAIDFSFIPITSLLKGAPGRGFLSHAINLYLRYKPPMSDLPYFLDYQAHKLWAPVHNDLPLGPSTNITTVSPFLTLNLMGPKLYVNTDKVTVGKRPITGMRLFLEGMKCNRLAIHVEHLLNTPTMLSNKIEDTTIWSEEITDNRFFEAITGKKFSHVCTAPVKYNPDWSTEKNVTFIVTGAQLHVKKHDTKSVLHLRLLFSQVSNCFVVKSNWTQGSSRLSQKSGIFSALISTSISNKDQKKSTVVMDSSVFPTGPPVPVQTQKMLKFVDTSQLCKGPQDAPGHWLVTGARLVMDKGKICLWAKFSLLNTGL; encoded by the exons ATGGGTGAAGGTATAGTTGAAAAAGCTCTTAAAAGCTTAGGAAAAGGCTTCGATTTAACATCAGATTTCAGACTCAAATTCTGCAAAGGTGAAGAGCGTTTGATTCTTCTCAATGAAACTGAGAAAAGAGAACTCTCAGTACCAGGTTTTGGATCCATTAGAGATGTTTCTGTTGATATCAAATGCGATAAAGGAGACCGCACACGCTATCAATCTGATATCCTCTCGTTTACGCAG ATGTCAGAGTTGTTTAATAGGAAGAGTTCAATTCCTGGGAAAATTCCAAGTGGATATTTCAACAGTGTGTTTGGGTTTGATTATGGTTCATGGGCAAGTGAAGCAGCAAACACAAAGTGTTTAGGACTTGATGGTTATTTGATAAGACTATTCAATCTTCATATCGATccatttcctcttcttctttctaagAAAATTGTTCAAGCTGTTCCTTCTTCATGGGATCCTCCTGCACTTGCAAG ATTCATAGAGAACTTTGGTACTCACATCCTTGTGGGGCTTAGCATTGGAGGCAAAGATTTATTGCTAGTCAAGCAAGACGTGTCTTCCAACTTGGGACCATCAGACCTCAAAAATCACTTGGATGAGCTTGGAGATCAGTTATTTAGTGGCACATGCAATTTCCTTCCCAAAAAGAAAGATCACAAACACAAG ATTCCGCCCGCTTTCGATGTATTTGGCCCTCAAATCGCTGCCTTCAGCGGCTCTACATCCGTGTGCGCAAAAGAT GGAATAACAGTGATATGTGCAAAGAGAGGAGGGGATACACAAGTAAGCAGTCATAGTGAATGGCTTCTCACAGTTCCTAACAAACCAGATGCAATTGATTTTAGCTTCATTCCAATCACTTCTCTTCTTAAAGGTGCTCCTGGTAGGGGCTTCCTATCCCATGCTATCAACCTCTATCTTAGAT ATAAGCCACCAATGTCAGATTTGCCATACTTTCTTGACTATCAAGCACACAAGCTTTGGGCTCCTGTTCACAATGATCTTCCTCTTGGTCCAAGTACAAACATCACTACAGTTTCACCTTTTCTCACACTCAACTTGATGGGTCCCAAACTTTATGTAAACACTGATAAG GTTACAGTTGGCAAAAGACCAATCACAGGAATGCGATTGTTTCTCGAAGGCATGAAATGCAACAGATTAGCCATACATGTAGAACATCTACTAAACACGCCGACAATGCTTAGCAATAAAATCGAGGACACGACAATATGGTCGGAAGAAATAACCGATAACCGTTTCTTCGAAGCGATAACCGGGAAGAAATTCTCTCATGTATGTACCGCGCCAGTAAAATACAATCCTGACTGGAGCACTGAAAAAAATGTGACATTCATTGTCACTGGAGCACAGCTTCATGTGAAGAAACATGACACAAAGAGTGTCCTCCATTTAAGGTTATTGTTCTCCCAGGTATCAAATTGTTTTGTTGTGAAATCAAATTGGACACAAGGCTCTTCTAGATTGTCTCAGAAATCTGGAATTTTCTCAGCATTAATAAGCACTtcaatttctaataaagaccAAAAGAAATCAACAGTTGTTATGGATTCAAGTGTGTTTCCAACAGGACCTCCAGTACCTGTGCAGACACAAAAAATGTTGAAATTTGTGGACACATCACAGTTATGTAAAGGGCCACAAGATGCTCCTGGTCATTGGTTGGTTACTGGTGCAAGATTGGTCATGGACAAAGGTAAGATATGTTTGTGGGCTAAGTTCTCTTTGTTAAATACTGGCCTgtga